Proteins from one Hemiscyllium ocellatum isolate sHemOce1 chromosome 8, sHemOce1.pat.X.cur, whole genome shotgun sequence genomic window:
- the zgc:163014 gene encoding rab9 effector protein with kelch motifs produces the protein MLPMGLSSLEVISEMYLIAHNGSMFHCRLVLPLPKHLVIFGMGNWDTSPEETFLSVEVSVSPETKSQRIGMLSSVARCLVWQGEWKTDLVAAANINAERGGHGTLSLILNGQLKRVDFLSSTPVVPVKTRPALDDLLSDLLDDFCPSFPCLSALPRVDHAHLQQDTSLNFTLKMEEASCPRAPFPAPLGDTDSSGKDTDSSGKETDSSDELACPSPRWNHTLCLSDPDTAILIGGERGPKSYCKDGLWRLELDNGENFWFPLETTSTKTIPVPRRVCGHSATYDPDTKRIYIFGGVKDEQCFDNVYVLDTLTWKWSSVIGRGKVPSLAYHSAVVFHRELFVFGGLLCRTPLTKESCSNTLYIFNAEHEIWYQPIVVGERPLPRYCHSGTLLRDKLLLFGGSRSRVFLNDLHMLDLGFMEYINIQGQAPPPPRCCHAAVPVCGNKMLISGGHNLSGALQDLFIFNIDTYSWSSLSHPILCSVPRTGHSLVYLNSSRCSTGSCHKLLVFGGSDNAGKFYSDTVRVGMVLDGD, from the exons atgttgCCAATGGGTCTGAGTAGCCtggaagtcatttcagagatgtattTGAT aGCACACAATGGCTCCATGTTCCATTGTCGGTTAGTGCTGCCTCTGCCAAAGCACCTGGTTATTTTTGGTATGGGAAACTGGGACACGTCCCCAGAGGAGACCTTCCTTTCAGTTGAGGTGTCAGTGAGCCCTGAGACAAAATCCCAGCGAATTGGAATGCTTTCTTCAGTGGCAAG GTGTCTGGTGTGGCAGGGAGAATGGAAGACAGACCTGGTGGCAGCTGCTAACATCAACGCGGAGAGGGGGGGCCATggcacactctctctgatcctcaATGGACAG TTGAAGCGGGTGGATTTCTTGAGCAGCACTCCAGTGGTCCCTGTGAAGACTCGTCCAGCCCTTGATGATCTCCTATCTGATCTCCTCGATGACTTCTGTCCATCGTTCCCCTGTCTCTCTGCACTC CCTCGGGTGGACCATGCCCATCTACAGCAAGACACGAGCCTGAATTTCACCCTGAAGATGGAGGAGGCTTCCTGTCCTCGGGCACCATTTCCTGCTCCGTTAGGGGACACGGACTCCTCTGGAAAGGACACAGACTCTTCTGGAAAAGAGACAGATTCTTCCGACGAGCTAG CCTGTCCAAGTCCACGCTGGAATCACACACTGTGCCTGAGTGACCCAGACACAGCCATTCTgattggaggggagaggggaccGAAGAGCTACTGTAAAGATGGTCTGTGGAGGTTGGAGCTTG ATAATGGTGAGAATTTCTGGTTTCCCTTGGAGACGACCTCGACAAAGACCATTCCAGTTCCTCGACGTGTCTGTGGTCACTCTGCCACCTATGATCCTGACACCAAACGCATCTACATTTTCGGAGGGGTGAAAGATGAGCAATGCTTCGATAATGTTTACGTTCTGGATACTTTGACCTGGAAGTGGTCTTCTGTAATT GGGAGGGGTAAGGTGCCCTCACTGGCCTATCACAGTGCGGTGGTCTTCCATCGGGAGCTCTTTGTATTCGGTGGGTTACTTTGCCGAACGCCACTGACCAAAGAAAGCTGCAGCAACACCCTGTACATCTTCAACGCTGAGCATGAGATCTGGTACCAGCCTATCGTGGTGGGTGAAAGGCCCCTCCCTCGCTACTG tcaCTCTGGCACTCTCCTGCGAGATAAACTCCTCCTGTTTGGTGGCAGTCGGAGCAGAGTGTTCCTGAACGACCTTCACATGTTGGATCTTG GCTTCATGGAGTACATTAACATCCAGGGTCAAGCCCCTCCTCCACCAAGATG CTGCCATGCTGCTGTTCCTGTGTGTGGTAACAAGATGCTGATCAGCGGTGGACATAATCTGAGCGGAGCCCTGCAGGATTTGTTCATCTTCAATATAG ACACCTACAGTTGGAGCAGTCTGTCTCACCCTATACTCTGCTCCGTGCCACGGACTGGTCACAGCCTAGTGTATCTGAACTCGAGTCGATGCAGTACAGGGTCCTGCCACAAGCTACTGGTGTTTGGGGGCTCGGACAACGCTGGGAAATTCTACAGTGACACAGTCCGAGTAGGCATGGTGCTGGATGGGGACTGA